From the Oleiphilus messinensis genome, one window contains:
- a CDS encoding GlxA family transcriptional regulator, whose translation MIRVALLVLNNGLVSTVTGPLEILMGAGTAYNQLTGKPVKPIFKVKLVSIDGKSVRGLSGFEFNVQDAINNTHEFDLILITSGGDNIPTLLKEHKQAIPWLRKQYEQGATLASICSGSALLAATGLLCGKQATTHWGLVQTFRLHFPDVRLTPEHLIVEEDRLITSGGASACNDLSLYLIEKYYDKKTAIDCANAFLLDTGRQSQTQFSALLHQRAHNDPVIAETQEIMESDYASILNLDTLAAKICMSPRNFKRRFKNATGEQPLNYLQKVRIEAAKNLISDTRKNIEEVSLAVGYTDATHFRMLFKRYAGLSPTQYRAKFRT comes from the coding sequence ATGATTCGAGTTGCATTACTTGTACTCAACAATGGTCTGGTTTCCACCGTAACAGGGCCCCTCGAAATTCTCATGGGAGCCGGTACGGCCTATAACCAATTAACCGGCAAGCCTGTGAAACCAATTTTCAAAGTTAAGCTGGTCAGTATTGATGGCAAAAGCGTTCGAGGGCTGAGCGGCTTCGAATTCAACGTTCAGGATGCAATCAATAACACCCATGAATTCGACCTGATTCTGATCACTTCAGGGGGCGATAACATACCTACTTTGCTGAAAGAACATAAGCAGGCAATACCCTGGCTACGAAAACAATACGAACAAGGTGCAACACTGGCCTCAATCTGTTCAGGCAGCGCATTGCTGGCCGCCACGGGCTTACTGTGTGGCAAACAAGCCACAACACATTGGGGCTTGGTACAAACTTTCCGGCTACACTTTCCTGATGTGCGATTAACCCCGGAACACCTGATCGTCGAAGAAGACCGCCTGATCACCAGCGGCGGTGCCAGTGCCTGTAATGATTTGTCGCTGTACCTGATTGAAAAATACTACGACAAGAAAACAGCTATAGATTGCGCCAATGCATTTCTTCTGGATACGGGTCGACAATCGCAAACACAATTCTCTGCGTTATTACATCAACGCGCCCATAACGACCCTGTAATTGCGGAAACTCAGGAAATCATGGAAAGCGATTATGCGAGCATCTTGAATCTGGATACTCTGGCTGCAAAAATCTGCATGAGCCCGCGGAATTTCAAGCGACGCTTCAAAAATGCAACTGGCGAGCAACCCCTGAACTATTTACAGAAAGTCCGTATTGAAGCGGCCAAAAACCTCATCAGCGACACCCGCAAGAATATTGAAGAGGTCAGTCTGGCGGTAGGGTATACCGACGCAACGCATTTCCGAATGCTATTCAAGCGTTATGCCGGACTCTCCCCCACACAGTATCGAGCAAAATTCCGCACCTGA
- a CDS encoding response regulator transcription factor, producing MKTILLVDDDPEIRETIAELLNDEYRVIGKASGDEALSEANTNQGIDIFLLDVNLPGISGYELCRMLKEKPAFEYSAFIFLSGMGGDDDIVEGFEVGGDDYIVKPVRSRELIAKLQSICTLKERTRRAQDDAQMAQKVAFNAMSDSSQLGRVIEFLTEVSVAESTDALMHSLFRTLDSLGLNCEIQVRMPAETFTCTPYDISSPLVAKLIDQAWQHGRIIDFHQRTLYNAPHISILVKNMPLDNPDEYGRLKDTLASLVVGADTRLKSLMNESIIRRSSDKIEALMGEIKDNVSQQSQKAHQLMNDLFNDMRETMIVTALSEEQEDYILSMLDTHIKALVQLVMDGEAVNSQLRELFELIQQSEN from the coding sequence ATGAAAACGATCCTGCTTGTGGATGATGATCCGGAAATCAGAGAAACCATTGCAGAACTACTTAATGATGAATATCGGGTTATCGGCAAAGCTTCAGGCGACGAAGCCCTCAGTGAGGCAAACACAAACCAAGGCATTGATATTTTTCTTCTGGATGTCAATTTGCCAGGCATCTCCGGGTATGAATTATGCCGGATGCTGAAAGAGAAACCGGCATTTGAGTACAGCGCCTTTATTTTTCTTTCCGGAATGGGGGGGGATGATGATATCGTCGAAGGTTTCGAAGTCGGCGGTGATGATTATATAGTCAAACCTGTACGGAGTCGGGAACTGATCGCCAAACTCCAATCCATCTGCACACTTAAAGAACGCACTCGCAGGGCACAAGACGATGCACAAATGGCGCAAAAAGTAGCCTTTAATGCGATGTCTGATTCCAGCCAGCTGGGTCGTGTTATTGAATTTTTGACCGAAGTTTCCGTAGCGGAAAGCACCGATGCATTAATGCACAGTTTATTCAGAACACTGGATTCTTTGGGCCTAAACTGCGAAATTCAGGTTCGCATGCCTGCCGAAACATTCACTTGTACCCCCTATGATATTTCTTCACCGCTGGTTGCCAAATTGATCGATCAAGCCTGGCAGCACGGACGGATTATAGATTTTCACCAGCGAACGCTGTACAACGCACCGCATATCTCGATCCTGGTAAAGAATATGCCGCTCGACAATCCGGATGAATACGGTCGGCTGAAGGACACACTTGCATCACTGGTGGTGGGTGCAGACACACGCCTCAAATCGTTGATGAACGAAAGCATCATCCGGCGTAGTAGCGATAAAATTGAAGCGTTAATGGGTGAAATCAAGGACAATGTCAGTCAGCAAAGCCAAAAAGCCCATCAACTGATGAATGATCTTTTTAACGATATGCGGGAAACCATGATTGTGACCGCGTTATCAGAAGAACAAGAAGATTATATCTTGAGTATGCTCGATACACACATCAAAGCGCTCGTGCAACTCGTAATGGATGGAGAGGCGGTCAATTCACAGTTACGTGAACTGTTCGAACTTATTCAACAATCCGAAAATTAA
- a CDS encoding DUF4124 domain-containing protein, protein MNRPILCAAILALTLSPLSHGGKLYKIVDKDGNVTFSQFPPSPQETTEGTQVEEKKTRGQGETAISVKGLVKYCGDIALPSEEKRGDYFYADVSNRLESWERQLEYKEQRLQNKQASYTQSAKYSGYYGSSSSRSQSMVEGSQEIGQELRDLRCAISWAKSQHRASVDSRIDAQNEMGRLQQNLRDIELKRAHHCGQEPEYNPSDSQNAYLRSRWQECSREYRADIRRLERMIRQESRKLERY, encoded by the coding sequence ATGAATCGTCCAATACTATGCGCCGCTATTCTGGCGCTCACGCTTTCCCCTTTGAGCCATGGCGGAAAGCTTTATAAAATTGTTGATAAAGATGGCAACGTTACCTTCAGTCAGTTCCCTCCCTCACCACAGGAAACCACTGAAGGTACTCAGGTTGAAGAGAAAAAAACCAGAGGTCAGGGTGAAACCGCGATCTCTGTCAAAGGGCTGGTAAAATATTGTGGGGATATCGCGCTGCCCTCTGAAGAGAAGCGTGGCGATTATTTTTATGCAGACGTATCCAATCGCCTGGAGAGTTGGGAGCGGCAGCTTGAGTATAAAGAGCAGCGTCTTCAGAATAAGCAGGCGAGCTATACCCAGTCTGCCAAGTATTCAGGGTATTATGGCAGCAGCAGTAGCCGGTCGCAGTCTATGGTTGAGGGTAGCCAGGAGATCGGTCAGGAATTACGAGATTTGCGTTGTGCCATAAGCTGGGCAAAATCCCAGCACCGGGCTTCAGTGGATTCCCGAATTGATGCCCAAAACGAAATGGGACGATTGCAGCAGAACCTCCGGGATATTGAGCTGAAACGCGCTCACCATTGTGGTCAAGAGCCCGAATATAATCCGTCAGATTCCCAAAATGCATACTTGCGTTCCCGGTGGCAAGAGTGCAGCAGAGAATACCGTGCGGATATTCGCAGATTAGAGCGCATGATTCGACAAGAATCCAGAAAGCTTGAGCGATACTAA
- a CDS encoding HD domain-containing protein produces MAIESPSMGSLAWGKQTGGRINFREQWQYARGAVVEQTASLVNHLPFLKQLTGKGDGKSSLRLSIEQLERITFPDTLIVKEAQAYVSATATPALFNHSVRAFFWATLMRLQAQHELDEEAFYLSCLWHDMGITDQYHGQCGATGCFTLDSVAASERFFAQKVYDPAKVEIINNAITLHINPEVSGTEQGWEAHYLNAGTACDVLGARLNEIDKRCRDHVLQAWPRLAFKAELIDAFQREILLHPDSRMALMKKLGFFTMVRRAPYVS; encoded by the coding sequence ATGGCGATAGAATCACCCTCGATGGGCTCGTTGGCTTGGGGCAAACAGACTGGTGGGCGAATTAATTTCAGGGAGCAGTGGCAGTATGCGAGAGGTGCGGTGGTTGAACAGACTGCAAGCTTGGTCAATCATCTGCCTTTTCTAAAGCAGTTAACGGGTAAAGGGGATGGGAAATCGAGTCTGAGACTTTCAATCGAGCAGCTTGAGCGGATTACCTTTCCCGACACACTAATTGTAAAAGAGGCTCAAGCGTATGTGTCCGCGACTGCGACGCCTGCGCTTTTTAATCATAGTGTTAGGGCATTTTTCTGGGCCACGTTGATGCGCTTGCAGGCGCAGCATGAACTGGATGAAGAAGCGTTTTATCTCAGTTGTCTGTGGCACGATATGGGGATTACCGATCAATACCACGGCCAGTGCGGTGCTACCGGATGCTTTACCTTGGATAGTGTTGCCGCATCCGAGCGCTTTTTCGCACAGAAGGTTTATGATCCCGCAAAGGTTGAAATCATCAATAATGCGATTACGTTGCATATCAATCCTGAAGTTAGTGGTACCGAGCAAGGTTGGGAAGCGCACTATCTAAATGCGGGTACAGCATGTGATGTACTCGGAGCCAGATTGAACGAAATCGATAAGCGCTGCCGGGACCATGTTCTGCAGGCCTGGCCCCGTCTGGCGTTTAAAGCGGAGTTGATCGACGCCTTTCAGCGGGAAATTTTGCTGCATCCCGACTCTCGAATGGCATTGATGAAAAAATTGGGCTTTTTCACGATGGTGCGCCGGGCACCGTATGTCAGTTGA